The following proteins are encoded in a genomic region of Glycine max cultivar Williams 82 chromosome 18, Glycine_max_v4.0, whole genome shotgun sequence:
- the LOC100790367 gene encoding pentatricopeptide repeat-containing protein At5g15300: MIRKRRGRSTITNVGTLKQIHALMIVNGLTSNVGFLRKLVLTTAMSMVGPNATSAVIRYALQMFAQIPQPDTFMWNTYIRGSSQSHDPVHAVALYAQMDQRSVKPDNFTFPFVLKACTKLFWVNTGSAVHGRVLRLGFGSNVVVRNTLLVFHAKCGDLKVATDIFDDSDKGDVVAWSALIAGYAQRGDLSVARKLFDEMPKRDLVSWNVMITVYTKHGEMESARRLFDEAPMKDIVSWNALIGGYVLRNLNREALELFDEMCGVGECPDEVTMLSLLSACADLGDLESGEKVHAKIIEMNKGKLSTLLGNALVDMYAKCGNIGKAVRVFWLIRDKDVVSWNSVISGLAFHGHAEESLGLFREMKMTKVCPDEVTFVGVLAACSHAGNVDEGNRYFHLMKNKYKIEPTIRHCGCVVDMLGRAGLLKEAFNFIASMKIEPNAIVWRSLLGACKVHGDVELAKRANEQLLRMRGDQSGDYVLLSNVYASQGEWDGAENVRKLMDDNGVTKNRGSSFVEAFS, encoded by the coding sequence ATGATTAGAAAAAGAAGAGGCAGAAGCACCATTACGAACGTTGGAACCCTCAAACAGATTCACGCTTTAATGATCGTTAACGGTTTAACTTCCAACGTTGGTTTCCTCCGAAAACTCGTCCTCACCACCGCCATGTCAATGGTGGGGCCCAATGCAACCTCCGCCGTGATACGATATGCACTCCAAATGTTCGCTCAAATTCCCCAACCAGACACCTTCATGTGGAACACATACATCAGAGGCTCTTCTCAGAGCCATGATCCAGTGCACGCGGTTGCACTGTATGCCCAGATGGATCAGCGTTCTGTGAAGCCTGATAATTTCACTTTCCCATTTGTTCTCAAGGCTTGCACCAAGCTCTTCTGGGTCAACACTGGTTCCGCGGTTCATGGCCGGGTTCTGAGGCTTGGGTTTGGTTCAAATGTGGTTGTGAGGAACACCCTTTTGGTTTTTCATGCTAAATGTGGAGACTTAAAGGTTGCAACTGATATTTTTGATGATTCGGATAAGGGGGATGTGGTTGCTTGGTCTGCACTCATTGCTGGGTATGCCCAAAGAGGGGATTTGAGTGTCGCACGGAAACTCTTTGATGAAATGCCCAAGAGAGATTTGGTGTCGTGGAATGTGATGATCACGGTGTACACGAAGCATGGGGAGATGGAGAGTGCTAGGAGGCTTTTTGATGAGGCTCCTATGAAGGATATTGTTAGTTGGAATGCATTGATTGGTGGTTATGTGCTTCGCAACTTAAACCGGGAGGCATTGGAGTTGTTTGATGAGATGTGTGGAGTTGGGGAGTGCCCTGATGAGGTGACAATGTTGAGCTTGTTGTCAGCTTGTGCTGATTTGGGAGATTTGGAGAGTGGGGAGAAGGTGCATGCCAAGATTATCGAGATGAACAAGGGAAAGTTGAGCACACTGTTGGGGAATGCTCTTGTTGATATGTACGCCAAGTGTGGAAATATTGGGAAAGCAGTTCGTGTGTTTTGGTTGATAAGAGATAAAGACGTGGTCTCGTGGAACTCAGTCATTAGTGGGTTGGCCTTTCATGGCCATGCTGAGGAGTCACTGGGTCTATTCAGGGAAATGAAGATGACCAAGGTCTGTCCAGATGAGGTCACCtttgttggtgttttggcagctTGTAGTCATGCTGGGAATGTTGACGAGGGTAATCGTTATTTTcatcttatgaaaaataagtaCAAGATTGAGCCAACTATTAGGCATTGTGGGTGTGTGGTGGACATGCTAGGGCGTGCTGGACTTTTGAAGGAAGCGTTTAATTTCATAGCCTCCATGAAGATTGAACCTAATGCAATTGTTTGGAGGAGTCTGCTTGGAGCTTGCAAAGTCCATGGAGATGTGGAGTTGGCAAAACGAGCAAACGAGCAGTTGCTTAGAATGAGAGGGGACCAAAGTGGGGACTATGTATTGCTGTCAAATGTGTATGCATCACAAGGTGAATGGGATGGGGCTGAGAATGTAAGGAAGTTAATGGATGACAATGGTGTGACCAAAAATCGTGGCTCTAGCTTTGTTGAGGCATTCAGCTGA
- the NLP1 gene encoding NAC domain-containing protein 100-like isoform X1, with amino-acid sequence MGSIENASKPRKENPKFELPAGFRFHPTDEELINQYLTKKVVDNCFCAIAIGEVDLNKCEPWDLPGLAKMGETEWYFFCVRDRKFPTGIRTNRATDIGYWKATGKDKEIIMENALIGMKKTLVFYKGRAPKGEKTNWVMHEYRLEGKHNQPKPGKSEWVICRVFEKSRCGKKMHVPKCGRFNNPFGEEPSSGASLLPPLMDSSPYNSETRTTTAGELSQVTCFSDPNQTEDQNNTHDDIVDSMETPILNFSPFSRPDDASTLAKATLSSASNQSAQIAHQIGESQFPDYCYAPQEPSMLRMLMENHEPCAKQTQKEEFPEGRDFDGDISSMIYSSDMINRMFGNQEHSSSASAGPVDTDFLWNY; translated from the exons ATGGGATCGATAGAGAACGCTTCCaaaccaaggaaggaaaatcCGAAATTTGAATTGCCAGCGGGTTTTAGATTTCATCCAACAGATGAAGAACTCATAAATCAATACCTCACAAAGAAGGTTGTTGACAACTGTTTCTGTGCTATAGCCATTGGTGAGGTTGATTTGAACAAGTGTGAGCCATGGGATTTGCCTG gGTTGGCTAAAATGGGTGAAACTGAGTGGTATTTTTTCTGTGTGAGGGACAGAAAATTCCCAACTGGTATAAGGACTAATAGGGCCACTGATATTGGTTATTGGAAAGCCACAGGAAAAGACAAGGAGATAATAATGGAGAATGCACTCATTGGGATGAAGAAAACCTTGGTTTTCTACAAGGGAAGAGCTCCTAAAGGTGAAAAGACAAACTGGGTTATGCATGAATATAGGTTGGAAGGGAAACATAATCAACCCAAACCTGGAAAG AGTGAATGGGTGATTTGTAGAGTCTTTGAGAAGAGTCGTTGTGGGAAGAAAATGCATGTTCCAAAGTGTGGGAGGTTCAACAACCCCTTTGGAGAGGAACCATCATCAGGTGCTTCTCTATTGCCTCCTTTGATGGATTCTTCTCCATACAACAGTGAAACAAGAACCACCACTGCTGGGGAGTTGTCTCAGGTGACATGCTTCTCTGATCCAAATCAAACTGAGGATCAGAACAACACACATGATGACATTGTTGATAGCATGGAAACTCCTATTTTGAACTTCTCACCCTTTTCAAGGCCTGATGATGCATCCACTTTGGCCAAAGCAACCCTTTCTTCAGCCTCAAACCAATCAGCACAGATTGCACACCAAATTGGGGAATCACAGTTCCCAGATTATTGTTATGCGCCTCAAGAACCGTCCATGTTGAGGATGCTGATGGAAAACCATGAACCCTGTGCGAAGCAAACTCAGAAAGAAGAGTTTCCTGAGGGAAGAGACTTTGATGGAGATATCTCATCTATGATATACAGCAGTGACATGATAAACAGAATGTTTGGGAATCAAGAACATTCTTCATCAGCTTCTGCAGGGCCTGTGGACACTGATTTCCTATGGAATTACTGA
- the NLP1 gene encoding NAC domain-containing protein 100-like (The RefSeq protein has 2 substitutions compared to this genomic sequence), whose translation MGSIENASKPRKENPKFELPAGFRFHPTDEELINQYLTKKVVDNCFCAIAIGEVDLNKCEPWDLPGLAKMGETEWYFFCVRDRKFPTGIRTNRATDIGYWKATGKDKEIIMENALIGMKKTLVFYKGRAPKGEKTNWVMHEYRLEGKHNQPKPGKSEWVICRVFEKSRCGKKMHVPKCGRFNNPFGEEPSSGASLLPPLMDSSPYNSETRTTTAGELSQVTCFSDPNQTEDQNNTHDDIVDSMETPILNFSPFSRPDDASTLAKATLSSASNQSAQIAHQIGDSQFPDYCYAPQEPSMLRMLMENHEPCAKQTQKEEFPEGRDFDGDISSMIYSSDMINRMFGNQERSSSASAGPVDTDFLWNY comes from the exons ATGGGATCGATAGAGAACGCTTCCaaaccaaggaaggaaaatcCGAAATTTGAATTGCCAGCGGGTTTTAGATTTCATCCAACAGATGAAGAACTCATAAATCAATACCTCACAAAGAAGGTTGTTGACAACTGTTTCTGTGCTATAGCCATTGGTGAGGTTGATTTGAACAAGTGTGAGCCATGGGATTTGCCTG gGTTGGCTAAAATGGGTGAAACTGAGTGGTATTTTTTCTGTGTGAGGGACAGAAAATTCCCAACTGGTATAAGGACTAATAGGGCCACTGATATTGGTTATTGGAAAGCCACAGGAAAAGACAAGGAGATAATAATGGAGAATGCACTCATTGGGATGAAGAAAACCTTGGTTTTCTACAAGGGAAGAGCTCCTAAAGGTGAAAAGACAAACTGGGTTATGCATGAATATAGGTTGGAAGGGAAACATAATCAACCCAAACCTGGAAAG AGTGAATGGGTGATTTGTAGAGTCTTTGAGAAGAGTCGTTGTGGGAAGAAAATGCATGTTCCAAAGTGTGGGAGGTTCAACAACCCCTTTGGAGAGGAACCATCATCAGGTGCTTCTCTATTGCCTCCTTTGATGGATTCTTCTCCATACAACAGTGAAACAAGAACCACCACTGCTGGGGAGTTGTCTCAGGTGACATGCTTCTCTGATCCAAATCAAACTGAGGATCAGAACAACACACATGATGACATTGTTGATAGCATGGAAACTCCTATTTTGAACTTCTCACCCTTTTCAAGGCCTGATGATGCATCCACTTTGGCCAAAGCAACCCTTTCTTCAGCCTCAAACCAATCAGCACAGATTGCACACCAAATTGGGGAATCACAGTTCCCAGATTATTGTTATGCGCCTCAAGAACCGTCCATGTTGAGGATGCTGATGGAAAACCATGAACCCTGTGCGAAGCAAACTCAGAAAGAAGAGTTTCCTGAGGGAAGAGACTTTGATGGAGATATCTCATCTATGATATACAGCAGTGACATGATAAACAGAATGTTTGGGAATCAAGAACATTCTTCATCAGCTTCTGCAGGGCCTGTGGACACTGATTTCCTATGGAATTACTGA